In Alicyclobacillus macrosporangiidus CPP55, a single window of DNA contains:
- a CDS encoding cobyrinate a,c-diamide synthase, which translates to MRRPRIVIAGAHSGAGKTTVTLGLMAALRRRGHVVQGFKAGPDYIDPSYHTAVTGRPSRNLDTWMLPPAAVCEVFHRGSEGAEVSVIEGVMGLYDGKDPRADTGSTAEVSRLLEAPVVLVIDASRMARSAAAVVLGFQRLDPRVRIAGVIANRVGGPGHLEIVRQAVEPVCGVPVLGGLARQAELTIPERHLGLIPALERGELDGLFHRLADAVEAAVDVGRVLALAEAAEDWTAPDPVLFRGQPRPEAACIALARDAAFNFYYPENLELLEWHGARLVTFRPLAGEPVPAEADGVYIGGGFPEEFAAELSRQEAVRESLRRAVAAGMPVFAECGGFMYLCEALTDRAGETHAMAGVVPARVRMQDRLAALGYREVTALRDTLLLPAGERARGHEFHYSVAEWTDPDRPAAWRVEGSRGGGIDGYADGGLVAGYTHLHFGSNPEMAPRFVAACAAWRRARKEGRG; encoded by the coding sequence ATGAGGCGGCCGAGGATCGTCATCGCGGGCGCCCACAGCGGCGCGGGCAAGACGACGGTGACGCTGGGCCTGATGGCCGCCCTGCGCCGGCGGGGACACGTGGTGCAGGGGTTCAAGGCCGGGCCCGACTACATCGATCCCAGCTACCACACGGCGGTCACGGGCCGGCCGTCACGCAACCTGGACACCTGGATGCTCCCGCCTGCCGCCGTGTGCGAGGTGTTTCACCGCGGCAGCGAGGGAGCGGAGGTGTCCGTGATCGAGGGCGTGATGGGTCTGTACGACGGCAAGGACCCGCGGGCGGACACCGGATCGACTGCGGAGGTGAGCCGGCTGTTGGAGGCGCCGGTGGTGCTCGTCATCGACGCGAGCCGCATGGCGCGCAGCGCCGCGGCGGTGGTGCTGGGGTTTCAACGGCTCGATCCGCGGGTGCGCATCGCCGGCGTGATCGCCAACCGCGTCGGCGGGCCGGGTCACCTGGAGATTGTGCGCCAGGCGGTGGAGCCAGTGTGCGGGGTGCCGGTGCTGGGCGGGCTGGCGCGCCAGGCGGAGCTCACGATCCCGGAGCGGCACCTGGGCCTCATCCCGGCGCTGGAACGGGGGGAGCTGGACGGGCTCTTCCATCGCCTGGCGGACGCTGTGGAAGCGGCGGTGGATGTCGGCCGGGTGCTGGCCCTGGCGGAGGCGGCGGAGGACTGGACGGCGCCGGATCCGGTGCTGTTCCGCGGCCAGCCACGGCCGGAGGCTGCGTGCATCGCGTTGGCGAGGGACGCGGCGTTCAACTTCTACTACCCGGAGAACCTGGAGCTGCTTGAATGGCACGGGGCGCGCCTGGTGACCTTCCGGCCACTGGCGGGTGAGCCGGTGCCGGCAGAGGCCGACGGGGTGTACATCGGCGGTGGGTTCCCGGAGGAGTTCGCGGCCGAGCTCAGCCGGCAGGAGGCGGTGCGGGAGAGTCTGCGCCGGGCGGTGGCGGCCGGGATGCCGGTGTTCGCCGAGTGCGGCGGCTTCATGTACCTGTGCGAGGCGCTGACCGATCGGGCCGGGGAGACGCACGCGATGGCCGGGGTGGTGCCGGCGCGGGTCCGGATGCAGGACCGCCTGGCGGCGCTCGGCTACCGGGAGGTCACGGCGCTGCGGGACACCCTTCTGCTGCCGGCCGGGGAGCGGGCGCGGGGGCACGAGTTTCATTATTCCGTTGCGGAATGGACCGACCCGGACCGGCCCGCGGCCTGGCGCGTGGAGGGGTCGCGGGGCGGCGGGATCGACGGGTACGCCGACGGGGGGCTCGTGGCCGGGTACACGCATCTGCACTTCGGCTCCAATCCGGAGATGGCGCCGCGGTTCGTGGCGGCCTGCGCGGCCTGGCGCCGGGCGCGGAAGGAGGGGCGCGGATGA
- a CDS encoding HoxN/HupN/NixA family nickel/cobalt transporter, whose product MRAVRIGAPGRVFAAVAFLQAMALAGLALDGVRARAMVPLCLVAYTFGLRHALDADHIAAIDNTTRKLVGEGQRPAAAGLWFSLGHSAVVFLLTGLAAVSLGHAWMGGQVADAGAAEGAGQAAGWAAAPGLGTVGMCISATYLYAVAALNWGAWRAALRSLRGMPGRACDGDAESAPSGGLMARACARLLRRVRRSRDLFWVGLLFGLGFETATEVAVIAMSAAASARGAPAALVLTLPLCFAAGMSLLDAADGLVMLHTYTWARGLARSRALYNAVVTGLSVLVALLVGSVEWLQVLGPYVPGLTAVAEAAGRIDFGWLGGGITVVFVALFIRMWRLRRRDGRPVGAAGADAQGLPM is encoded by the coding sequence ATGAGGGCGGTGCGGATCGGCGCGCCCGGCCGGGTATTCGCGGCGGTGGCCTTCCTGCAGGCGATGGCCCTGGCGGGGTTGGCCCTCGACGGCGTGCGGGCGCGGGCGATGGTGCCGCTCTGTCTGGTGGCCTACACCTTCGGGCTGCGCCACGCGCTGGACGCGGATCACATCGCGGCCATCGACAACACGACCCGCAAGCTGGTGGGCGAGGGCCAGCGTCCGGCGGCGGCCGGCCTGTGGTTTTCGCTCGGCCACTCGGCGGTGGTGTTCCTGCTGACGGGCCTCGCCGCGGTGTCGCTCGGGCACGCATGGATGGGCGGGCAGGTGGCGGACGCAGGCGCGGCGGAAGGCGCGGGACAGGCCGCCGGATGGGCGGCTGCACCCGGCCTGGGCACGGTGGGCATGTGCATCTCGGCCACGTACCTGTACGCGGTGGCCGCCCTCAACTGGGGGGCGTGGCGGGCGGCGCTGCGCTCCTTGCGGGGGATGCCCGGGCGGGCGTGTGACGGCGACGCGGAGAGCGCTCCATCCGGCGGCCTGATGGCGCGCGCCTGCGCGCGGCTGCTCCGGCGCGTGCGGCGGAGCCGGGACCTATTCTGGGTGGGGCTGCTCTTCGGGCTCGGCTTCGAAACGGCGACGGAGGTGGCGGTGATCGCCATGTCCGCCGCGGCGTCGGCCCGCGGGGCGCCGGCCGCCCTGGTGCTGACGCTGCCGCTGTGCTTCGCAGCGGGGATGAGCCTGCTCGACGCCGCCGACGGCCTGGTCATGCTGCACACCTACACCTGGGCGCGTGGGCTGGCGCGATCCCGCGCCTTGTACAACGCCGTGGTCACAGGCCTGTCGGTCCTGGTGGCTCTCCTCGTCGGCAGCGTCGAATGGCTGCAGGTGCTGGGCCCGTATGTGCCCGGTTTGACGGCGGTGGCGGAGGCCGCCGGGCGCATCGACTTCGGCTGGCTGGGCGGCGGCATCACGGTGGTGTTCGTGGCCCTTTTCATCCGGATGTGGCGGCTGCGGCGGCGGGATGGACGCCCCGTTGGCGCGGCCGGAGCGGACGCCCAGGGCCTGCCGATGTGA
- a CDS encoding cobyric acid synthase yields MAKSLMVLGTASNVGKSVLCTALCRILAQDGYRVAPFKAQNMSLNSAATPSGREIGRAQAVQAAACGIAPNEHMNPVLLKPMSGHRTQVVLQGRVYETTSARDYLEARLGAVWAAVVESYRYLADRYEVLVMEGAGSPVEMNLKPRDIANLRMAEEADADVLLAADIDRGGVFAAVVGTLHLMTPRERARVKGVVINKFRGDPSLFADGVRLLEAYAGVPVLGVIPHIPDLNIEAEDSVALELAGGRAAQEPAPGDVRVAIVQLPHIANFTDFDPLFLEPGVFAWFCRRPEELAGAHAVILPGSKHTVHDLAWLRETGMDRAMAERRAVGADVVGVCGGYQMLGRLIQDPLGAESDAPVTEGLGWLPVVTTMAAEKRTVRVAGELLGAFPGVPVTGYEIHMGRTALDAGGRPFARLQRVGAVEGLGPDGAIAEADLAGEIVTRDGLAQDGAIAADGAVSEDGRVMGTYLHGIFDNDAFRRAWLARLRARFGLPEPEGPGPEMAAVREAALDRLADVVRRHLRMDVIHRWLGPPSGRAAARQDGGGERR; encoded by the coding sequence ATGGCCAAGAGCCTGATGGTGCTCGGCACCGCGTCGAACGTGGGCAAGAGCGTGCTGTGCACCGCCCTGTGCCGCATCCTCGCCCAGGACGGGTACCGGGTGGCCCCGTTCAAGGCGCAGAACATGTCGCTCAACTCGGCGGCGACACCGTCGGGCCGGGAGATCGGCCGGGCGCAGGCGGTGCAGGCGGCGGCCTGCGGTATCGCGCCGAACGAGCACATGAACCCCGTCCTGCTCAAGCCCATGAGCGGCCACCGGACGCAGGTGGTACTGCAGGGGCGGGTGTACGAGACCACGTCTGCCCGCGACTACTTGGAGGCTCGCCTCGGGGCCGTCTGGGCGGCGGTGGTGGAGAGCTACCGGTACCTGGCGGATCGCTACGAGGTGCTGGTGATGGAGGGCGCCGGCAGCCCGGTGGAGATGAACCTGAAGCCGAGGGACATCGCCAACCTGCGGATGGCCGAAGAGGCGGACGCGGACGTGCTGCTGGCGGCGGACATCGACCGGGGCGGCGTCTTCGCGGCCGTGGTCGGCACCCTGCACCTGATGACGCCGCGGGAGCGGGCCCGCGTCAAGGGGGTCGTCATCAACAAATTCCGCGGCGACCCCAGCCTGTTCGCGGACGGCGTCCGGCTGCTGGAGGCGTACGCCGGCGTGCCGGTGCTGGGGGTCATCCCCCACATCCCCGACCTGAACATCGAGGCGGAGGACTCGGTGGCGCTGGAGCTCGCAGGCGGCAGGGCGGCGCAGGAGCCTGCGCCGGGGGACGTGCGGGTGGCCATCGTCCAGCTGCCGCACATCGCGAATTTCACCGATTTCGATCCGCTCTTCCTCGAACCGGGCGTCTTCGCCTGGTTCTGCCGCCGCCCCGAGGAGCTGGCGGGGGCCCACGCGGTGATCCTGCCGGGCAGCAAGCACACGGTGCACGACCTGGCCTGGCTGCGGGAGACGGGCATGGACCGGGCCATGGCCGAGCGCCGTGCGGTGGGGGCCGACGTGGTCGGGGTGTGCGGCGGGTACCAGATGCTGGGGAGGCTCATCCAGGACCCGCTCGGCGCCGAGTCGGACGCGCCGGTCACGGAGGGCCTCGGCTGGTTGCCGGTGGTGACGACGATGGCGGCCGAGAAGCGGACGGTGCGGGTGGCGGGCGAGTTGTTGGGCGCGTTCCCGGGGGTGCCCGTGACCGGCTACGAGATCCACATGGGGCGCACGGCGTTGGACGCCGGTGGCCGGCCGTTCGCCCGCCTGCAGCGCGTGGGAGCGGTGGAGGGTCTGGGGCCGGACGGGGCGATCGCGGAGGCGGACCTGGCGGGGGAGATCGTGACACGGGACGGTCTTGCGCAGGATGGCGCGATCGCGGCGGACGGCGCGGTCAGCGAGGACGGCCGCGTGATGGGCACCTACCTGCACGGCATCTTCGACAACGACGCCTTTCGGCGGGCATGGCTGGCGCGGCTGCGGGCGCGGTTCGGGCTGCCGGAGCCAGAGGGCCCGGGGCCGGAGATGGCGGCGGTGCGGGAGGCGGCCCTGGACCGGCTGGCGGACGTGGTCCGCCGGCACCTGCGGATGGACGTGATCCACCGCTGGCTGGGGCCGCCGTCGGGGCGTGCGGCGGCGAGACAGGACGGAGGAGGCGAGCGGCGTTGA
- the cobT gene encoding nicotinate-nucleotide--dimethylbenzimidazole phosphoribosyltransferase, translating into MNGSAKDRRAGDVAARRARDRLDDLTKPVGSLGQLEPLLERIARITERPVPQLERPHLLLFAADHGVTEEGVSAYPAEVTGQMVVNICRGGAVSSVLARAEGVRLTVVDVGVRVPVGHPGAVVRKVAPGTRNLAAGPAMTRAEAEAAVAAGRETAEAALAAGADVLLLGEMGIGNTTAASALAAYLLDRPAADVVGCGTGVDPHRLAHKRAVVDCALALHRPHIGDPWDAMARLGGLELAAMAGVCLVAASRRVPVLLDGFITTAAALWAVTVDPAAAEVLLASHVSAEPGHRLLLERLELDPLLRLGLRLGEGSGALLAWPLVRLACRVLAETATFSDARVARADGGAVLPDAGAVPAEARVARSGADRSDGFGEEDL; encoded by the coding sequence TTGAACGGGAGCGCGAAGGATAGGCGAGCGGGAGATGTGGCGGCGCGGCGGGCGCGGGATCGACTGGACGACCTGACGAAACCGGTGGGCAGCCTGGGGCAGTTGGAGCCGCTGTTGGAGCGGATCGCGCGCATCACGGAGAGGCCGGTGCCGCAACTGGAGCGGCCGCATCTGCTGTTGTTCGCGGCCGATCACGGCGTGACCGAAGAAGGCGTGTCGGCCTATCCGGCCGAGGTGACCGGGCAGATGGTGGTCAACATCTGCAGGGGTGGCGCGGTGAGCAGCGTCCTGGCCCGCGCGGAGGGGGTGCGCCTGACGGTGGTGGACGTGGGCGTGCGCGTACCCGTCGGGCACCCGGGGGCGGTGGTGCGCAAGGTGGCCCCGGGCACCCGAAACCTCGCCGCGGGACCGGCGATGACGCGCGCGGAGGCGGAGGCGGCGGTGGCGGCCGGACGGGAGACGGCGGAGGCGGCCTTGGCGGCGGGCGCGGATGTGCTCCTGTTGGGCGAGATGGGCATCGGCAACACCACCGCCGCGAGCGCCCTGGCGGCGTATCTGTTGGACCGGCCGGCGGCGGACGTGGTCGGTTGCGGGACGGGGGTGGATCCCCATCGGCTAGCGCACAAGCGGGCGGTGGTGGATTGCGCGCTGGCGCTGCACCGGCCGCACATCGGCGATCCGTGGGACGCCATGGCGCGCCTCGGCGGCCTGGAGTTGGCGGCCATGGCGGGGGTCTGCCTGGTGGCCGCCTCGCGGCGGGTGCCGGTGCTGCTGGACGGGTTCATCACCACGGCAGCGGCGCTGTGGGCGGTGACGGTGGATCCCGCCGCGGCGGAGGTGCTGCTGGCTTCCCACGTGTCGGCCGAGCCGGGGCACCGCCTCCTGTTGGAGCGGCTGGAATTGGATCCGCTGCTCCGGCTCGGGCTGCGGCTGGGCGAGGGCAGCGGCGCGCTGTTGGCGTGGCCCTTGGTGCGCCTGGCGTGCCGCGTGTTGGCAGAGACGGCGACGTTTTCGGACGCGCGGGTGGCGCGGGCCGACGGTGGTGCGGTGCTGCCGGACGCGGGGGCGGTGCCGGCCGAAGCCCGGGTGGCGCGGTCCGGCGCGGATCGATCCGACGGTTTCGGAGAGGAGGACCTGTGA
- a CDS encoding cob(I)yrinic acid a,c-diamide adenosyltransferase, translating into MRIYTRGGDQGKTGLIGGVRRYKDDVRVEAYGAVDEAGAFVGLAIAHLEQAGHTDVAALLTEVQQTLWDVGADLAAARTDKYTYRTPEDAASRLEPCIDQYKVEAEVIRRFVLRGGSLAAAYLHVACTVVRRAERRTVRLMQAEEIHLPALRFLNRLSDLLFVLARAVNARDGRRDVEYRNSREVFRP; encoded by the coding sequence ATGCGCATCTACACGCGTGGCGGCGATCAGGGCAAGACGGGCCTCATCGGCGGCGTCCGGCGGTACAAGGACGACGTGCGCGTGGAGGCGTACGGCGCCGTGGACGAGGCGGGGGCGTTTGTGGGCCTGGCGATCGCGCACCTGGAGCAGGCGGGGCACACGGACGTGGCGGCGCTGCTGACGGAGGTGCAGCAGACCCTGTGGGACGTGGGGGCGGACCTGGCGGCGGCCCGAACGGACAAGTACACGTACCGGACGCCCGAGGACGCGGCGTCCCGGTTGGAGCCGTGTATCGATCAGTACAAAGTCGAGGCGGAGGTGATCCGCCGCTTCGTGCTGCGCGGCGGCAGCCTGGCCGCGGCGTATTTGCACGTGGCCTGCACGGTGGTGCGGCGGGCGGAGCGGCGGACGGTGCGCCTGATGCAGGCGGAGGAGATTCACCTGCCTGCGCTGCGGTTCCTGAACCGCCTCTCCGACCTGTTATTCGTGCTGGCCAGGGCCGTCAACGCTCGCGACGGCCGGCGGGACGTGGAATACCGCAACAGCCGCGAGGTGTTCCGGCCGTGA
- the cobU gene encoding bifunctional adenosylcobinamide kinase/adenosylcobinamide-phosphate guanylyltransferase, with protein sequence MGAHEREAVKGSVGPRASAGAGELTAASGAGGRKADLVLVLGGARSGKSEVAEDWAGRWSAELGRPVVYLATGQAADAEMAERIRRHRDRRPATWRTVEEPLQVAEWFEARRDGAVILLDCLSMLLNNWMWLEGCGDDVLAARIARLADALAAAPGPVVAVSQEAGLGIVPADAQTRRYRDWLGTLNQAVARRAGRVLWVVAGLPVDLRRLAVSAEAGAP encoded by the coding sequence ATGGGCGCGCATGAGCGGGAGGCCGTGAAGGGTTCCGTGGGGCCGCGGGCTTCGGCAGGTGCGGGGGAACTGACGGCTGCGTCGGGCGCGGGGGGCCGCAAGGCGGACCTGGTGCTGGTGCTCGGCGGGGCGCGCAGCGGCAAGAGCGAGGTGGCGGAGGACTGGGCCGGGCGGTGGTCCGCAGAGCTTGGGCGCCCGGTGGTGTACTTGGCGACGGGGCAGGCGGCGGACGCGGAGATGGCAGAGCGGATTCGCCGTCACCGGGATCGGCGGCCGGCGACGTGGCGCACGGTGGAGGAGCCGCTGCAGGTGGCCGAGTGGTTCGAGGCGCGGCGCGATGGGGCCGTCATCCTGCTCGACTGCCTGTCGATGCTGCTGAACAACTGGATGTGGCTGGAGGGCTGCGGCGACGACGTGCTGGCAGCGCGGATCGCGCGCCTGGCGGATGCGCTGGCGGCAGCGCCGGGTCCAGTGGTGGCGGTCAGTCAGGAGGCGGGCCTCGGCATCGTGCCGGCGGACGCGCAGACCCGGCGTTACCGGGACTGGCTGGGCACGCTCAACCAGGCGGTGGCCCGGCGCGCGGGCCGCGTGCTGTGGGTGGTGGCGGGGCTCCCGGTGGACCTGCGCCGCCTGGCGGTGTCGGCGGAGGCGGGTGCGCCGTGA
- the cbiB gene encoding adenosylcobinamide-phosphate synthase CbiB produces MNPFWAAAAALALDRVVGDPAWLPHPVVAMGRWIGWLERRWNRRHYSDRVRRALGAAVVVTTLAWAGGLTFGLLWLACRVSPALAALLNIVLTATTVAWRGLRDAGRAVYRRLREEGLDAARCEVARYVGRDTAHLPEPEVVRAAVETVAENLVDAVVSPLFFACLLGAPGAMMYRAANTLDSMLGHRDDRFWAFGWSAARLDDVLNFIPARLTAGIVAIALAFRGLPALRALRVMRRDAGGHPSPNAGIPEAMMAGGLGVQLGGWNVYHGVPSFRALMGDPLRTLEAEDIPRAVAVLDAACAVTGVLLAALGCAVRWGGGG; encoded by the coding sequence GTGAACCCGTTCTGGGCCGCGGCGGCGGCGCTGGCGCTGGACCGCGTGGTGGGCGATCCCGCCTGGCTGCCGCACCCGGTGGTGGCGATGGGCCGCTGGATCGGTTGGCTGGAGCGGCGCTGGAACCGGCGACATTACAGCGACCGCGTGCGGCGCGCCCTGGGAGCGGCGGTGGTGGTGACGACGCTCGCCTGGGCCGGGGGCCTCACGTTCGGCCTCCTCTGGCTGGCGTGCCGGGTCTCCCCGGCCTTGGCGGCGCTGCTCAACATCGTCCTGACGGCGACGACGGTGGCCTGGAGGGGCCTTCGCGACGCCGGACGCGCGGTGTACCGGCGGCTCCGGGAGGAGGGGCTGGACGCCGCCCGGTGCGAGGTGGCCCGGTACGTCGGCCGGGATACGGCGCATCTGCCGGAGCCGGAGGTGGTGCGGGCGGCGGTGGAGACGGTGGCGGAGAACCTGGTGGACGCCGTCGTGTCCCCCCTCTTCTTCGCCTGCCTGCTGGGGGCGCCCGGCGCGATGATGTACCGGGCCGCCAACACGCTGGATTCCATGCTGGGGCACCGGGACGATCGCTTCTGGGCCTTCGGCTGGTCCGCCGCCCGACTGGACGACGTGCTGAACTTCATCCCCGCGCGGTTGACCGCGGGGATCGTCGCGATCGCGCTCGCCTTCCGCGGCCTGCCCGCCTTGCGGGCCCTCCGCGTGATGCGCCGGGACGCCGGGGGCCATCCGTCGCCCAACGCTGGGATCCCAGAGGCGATGATGGCGGGCGGACTCGGCGTCCAATTGGGCGGTTGGAACGTGTACCATGGGGTACCGTCCTTCCGCGCTTTGATGGGCGATCCGCTTCGGACCCTGGAGGCGGAGGACATCCCGCGGGCCGTGGCGGTGCTGGACGCGGCCTGCGCGGTGACGGGCGTGCTGCTCGCGGCGTTGGGCTGCGCGGTGCGGTGGGGAGGAGGGGGGTGA
- a CDS encoding adenosylcobinamide-GDP ribazoletransferase yields MRMQASAVRAARAGVRALLLAFRFLTTLPIATAMSQAPNEPSLADLRRSALFFPLVGAVLGWGVWAVSRGLAGFVSPLGAAVVAVTGYTVATGALHLDGLMDVADAVASRRRGSDAIAVMKDSRVGAVGAVAGMLCLAGKIAAITALTGGAAGWGPFVLVPALARLGMVWAMAGTGPAGSSGLGAVFARQVPAWVVAGATVCALGTSAAAIAWGGPWAGGIAGGDVGDGFGGAGFGGGPVDPVAGWGPAAWRGSGLWTAAALWAGAVIAVRVYTAWAARRFGGMTGDLYGALNEGLEWLGWLWVSHG; encoded by the coding sequence ATGAGGATGCAGGCGAGCGCCGTGCGAGCGGCACGGGCTGGGGTGCGCGCACTCCTTCTGGCGTTCCGATTCCTCACCACCCTGCCCATTGCAACGGCGATGTCGCAGGCGCCGAACGAGCCGTCGCTGGCGGACCTGCGCCGCAGCGCCCTCTTTTTTCCGCTGGTCGGCGCCGTCCTCGGTTGGGGTGTGTGGGCCGTGTCGCGAGGATTGGCCGGGTTTGTGTCGCCTCTCGGTGCGGCGGTGGTGGCGGTGACGGGATACACCGTCGCCACGGGCGCACTGCACCTGGACGGCCTGATGGACGTGGCGGACGCGGTGGCGAGCCGGCGGCGAGGGTCCGATGCCATCGCGGTGATGAAGGACAGCCGCGTCGGGGCGGTGGGGGCCGTCGCGGGGATGCTCTGTTTGGCCGGGAAGATCGCGGCGATCACCGCTTTGACCGGAGGCGCCGCGGGCTGGGGGCCGTTTGTGCTGGTGCCGGCGCTGGCCCGCCTGGGTATGGTGTGGGCGATGGCGGGGACGGGGCCGGCGGGATCGAGCGGACTGGGCGCGGTGTTCGCGCGCCAGGTGCCGGCCTGGGTCGTGGCCGGGGCGACCGTGTGTGCGCTGGGGACGAGCGCGGCGGCGATCGCCTGGGGCGGGCCGTGGGCCGGCGGGATCGCAGGCGGCGATGTCGGCGATGGTTTTGGAGGCGCGGGTTTCGGAGGCGGCCCGGTCGATCCGGTGGCCGGGTGGGGGCCGGCTGCGTGGCGTGGGTCCGGGCTCTGGACGGCGGCCGCGCTCTGGGCGGGCGCGGTGATCGCGGTGCGCGTGTACACGGCCTGGGCGGCCCGCCGCTTCGGCGGGATGACGGGCGATCTCTACGGCGCCTTGAACGAAGGACTGGAGTGGCTCGGTTGGTTGTGGGTGTCGCACGGGTGA